In one window of Haliaeetus albicilla chromosome W, bHalAlb1.1, whole genome shotgun sequence DNA:
- the LOC138683415 gene encoding LOW QUALITY PROTEIN: adenosine 5'-monophosphoramidase HINT2-like (The sequence of the model RefSeq protein was modified relative to this genomic sequence to represent the inferred CDS: deleted 1 base in 1 codon), giving the protein MELQYLEVPLAPEGSGGCHSCKRAQLEDLLGQVTMLQEELDRQRGIREREQGIDAWYCTLSRAERQPALRLRKRKAPVSARSTRADPPRGRGQAATTGETANRDAGSAGGDLAAQWAPRRAWPSGGSAGATTGVVVAGEIVGARAARPGGATTVFGKITGKALPANVIYEDEERLAFHDLSPQAPTLFLVTPKEPIIGLSDAEDSGESLLGHFMIVGKKRAAHLGLTNGFRMVADEGPEGGQSVCHVHRHILGGCKLGWPRG; this is encoded by the exons ATGGAGCTCCAGTACCTGGAAGTCCCCCTAGCACCCGAAGGCAGCGGTGGATGTCATAGCTGCAAGCGTGCCCAGCTGGAAGATCTCCTTGGACAAGTAACTATGCTACAAGAGGAGCTCGACAGGCAGCGTGGTATCCGGGAACGCGAGCAGGGGATCGATGCGTGGTATTGTACGCTGTCCCGGGCTGAGCGACAGCCTGCCTTAAGGCTGCGCAAGAGGAAG GCCCCGGTAAGCGCCAGGTCGACGAGGGCGGACCCGCCAAGGGGGCGGGGACAAGCGGCAACGACAGGCGAGACAGCCAATCGAGACGCGGGATCGGCCGGCGGCGATCTGGCGGCCCAATGGGCGCCGCGGAGGGCCTGGCCGAGTGGAGGAAGCGCGGGGGCGACAACGGGCGTTGTCGTGGCTGGCGAGATTGTTGGGGCGCGGGCCGCCCGGCCCGGTGGCGCCACTACTGTCTTCGGAAAGATCACCGGCAAGGCGCTT CCCGCCAACGTCATCTACGAGGACGAGGAG CGCCTTGCGTTCCATGATCTTTCGCCCCAAGCTCCGACGCTTTTCCTAGTCACGCCTAAGGAGCCAATTATCGGGTTATCTGACGCAGAAGATTCTGGTGAATCT cttcttgGGCATTTCATGATTGTTGGCAAGAAGCGTGCTGCTCACCTGGGCCTGACCAATGGATTCCGGATGGTTGCGGATGAAGGGCCCGAGGGCGGGCAGTCTGTCTGTCACGTACATCGACATATTCTGGGTGGCTGTAAATTGGGCTGGCCGCGGGGCTAA